The genomic window GACACCCTATATGTTGGGTGTTATATTTTCCTCTACACAATATAGGGTATTATTTTAAATGAAGTGTCCATTCTGCGCTCATCAGGAAGACAAGGTAATTGATTCCAGGGAAAGCAAAGAAAACAATGTTATAAGACGAAGAAGAGAGTGCTTGAAATGCGCAAAGAGATTTACTACTTATGAAAAAATAGAGTTGATTCCAATTATGGTTGTTAAAAAAGATAATCGCAGAGAGGAGTTTGACAGGGAGAAACTTCTAAATGGCATTGTAACAGCCTGTGAAAAAAGACCTATAAGCATGGAGGTTTTGGAGCAGATAGTAAATGGCATAGAGAGAAAACTCTGGAATGACATGAATAAGGAAGTTGCCTCAGAAGAAATAGGTGAACTGGTTATGAAAAAGCTGCATGATTTGGACGCAGTTGCATATGTAAGATTCGCTTCAGTATATCGTCAATTTGAGGATATAGGAGATTTCCTGGACCAGGCAAAGACTATAATCAAAAATAGGGGATGTTAAAGATGGCAAATACACGCGCACTTACCTCAGTTAGAAAAAGGGATGGCAGAGTAGTTCCGTTTGATAAAAATAAGATTATGCAGGCTATTTTTAAGGCTGCAACAGCTGTTGGCGGACAGGATAAAGCAGTAGCTGAGGAATTAACCAATGCTATAACTTCATATCTTGAGCAAAACTTCAGAGATAAGATCCCGGAAATAGAAGAAATTCAGGATATTGTAGAGAAAGTGCTTATTGAAACAGGGCATGCTAAAACATCTAAGGCGTATATCCTCTATAGAAATGAGCGCAGCCGCTTGCGGGAAATGCTTCAGGTTAGAAAGGAGAAGAAAGCAAAAGCAACAACCACGGATCTATCTCTTTTTGTGTCAACTATTACTGCTGACGAAATTCTCCCATGGAATAAAGCGAAAATATCAATGGCTCTTGTAAAAGAGGCCGGTGTCTCTCAGTCAATAGCAGACAAAATAGCCACGTCTGTTGAAGAAAACATCTTTACATCTGGTCTTACACAGATTTCTACATCCCTTATAAGAGAGCTGGTGGATAATGAGCTGTTTATCAATGGATATAAACAAAAACTTTCAAAGCAGCAGGTATTGGGAATGCCAATATTTGACATAGAGCAGCTTATTTTTTCTAAAAGTAATGAGAATTCCAATATTGCTGTTAATAATCCGGAAGCGATAAACTTAACAATTGCAGAGAGTACTTTAAAGCAATATGCTTTGCGGAAGATATTTAGTCCGGACATTGCCGAAGCGCATCTTAAAGGAATAATCCATTTGCACGATCTTGGATATCCTACAAGGGTATATTGCTCCTCTCATTCTCTGGAATACATAAAAAAGTATGGACTTGAATTAGTAAATTTAGACACCTCTTCAGCTCCGGCTTCTCACGCCAGAACCCTGACAGGACACTTAAATACATTTTTAGCATCCATGCAGGCTTATTATGCTGGAGCTCTGGGTGTTGGATATATAAATATCTTCTATGCCCCATATGTTGTTGGAATGAGCGAGAAAGAAATGCGCCAGGAGGCGCAGTATCTGATCTTTAGCGCCAGCCAAAATGCATTCAGCCGCGGAGGACAAACATTATTTTTGGACTTTAATATTCATACAGGTATTCCTGGATATCTAAAAAATATTGAAGCCATAGGACCAAAGGGAGAATACACAGGCAAGACTTATGCAGAGTATGAACCATGGGCTCAGAAATTTAGTAAGGCAATGATGGATGTATGGAGATCCGGGGACCGCTATGGGAATGTATTTGCATTTCCTAAAATGGATCTGCATATAAGTGAGGATACATTCAATGACACAAACCAGCTTGAGCTTGTTAAATATGCGTGTAAAATAGCAAGTGAAAACGGGACTCCCTACTTTGTGTTTGATAGGGATGAGGTTACACTCAGCGCCTGCTGTCGTCTGAGAACCCATATAAAAGATGATTATATGATAAAGCATCCTGAAAGCATGCGTTTTTGTGGATTTCAGAATGTTACAATAAATCTGCCGCAAGCAGCCTACAGAGCCGGCAAAGGTAATGTGGATAGCATTTATAAGGAAATTGAACATGCAATGGATTTAGCTATGATAGCTCACACACAAAAGAAAAAGTTTATTGCATCTCTTATGAAGGATAAAACTATGCCATTATGGCAGATTGGTAAAAAGGCAAAGGATGGAAGGCGGTATGTTGATCTGGATGAGGCTACTTATATAATTGGTATTATAGGTCTTAATGAATGTGTTCAGTATTTAACGGGAAAGGAGCTTCATGAAGATGACCAGACATACAGATTGGGGCTCAAAATAATTTCCTTTATGAACCTGACTACTAAGAAATATGAGCAAAAACACGGATTAAGAGTTGCGCTCGAAGAGTCACCTGCAGAGAGTGCAGCAAGACGTCTTGCAAAGGTGGATATGAGAGAATATCCTGAAAGTAAGAGTGTAGTAAAAGGCAATATGGCTCAGGATGAATACTATTATACTAATTCTATTCATTTCCGCGCAGACGCTCCTATAGGTTTGGTGGAAAGAATAGAAAAGCAGGCGAAGTTTCATACAATGATAGAATCAGGTGCTATCCTGCATGCATTTATTGGGGAGCAAAAGCCTTCTCCTGAAAGCATATTCAATCTTGTTAAGAAGACTTTTTATAATACAAAGGCTGCACAGCTAGCTATATCTCCTGAATTTACAATCTGTAATAGTTGTAAAAAGACTACGCGTGGTTTAGTTGATGTATGCGGTAATTGCGCTAGTATGGATGTGTATGGTATAACAAGAATCGTTGGATATTTCAGCAGGGTAAATAACTGGAATAAATCAAAGCTTGGCGAATTAAGGGATAGGCAAAAAGGGCAATATAAAATAGCTTGAAGGGGGGACATGTATTATGGCAGAGAGTACAAGTATAAAAGTATTTGGCAAGCCCAACTGTGCAAAGTGTAAGACTACAAAAAACAAACTGGAATTTTTTCTGCCAAAATGGAATGTATCTAATCAGGTTAATATGTCTTTCTATGATATGGACACAGTTGATGGATTAGCAGAAGGCGCGTTCTACAATGTGGATAACATTCCAACAACATTGGTGGAAAAAGATGGCAAAGAAATAAAGAGATGGGAGCTAGATGTTCCTCCATCAAAAGAGGTAGAAGCGCTAGTTAAATAAAATTTTAAATTTATTCAACCTTCTCTAAGTCTACAGACCCCAATGTCTTTTTTCCTCTGTTGTCGAATCTTACCTGTATTTTTCTGCTGTAATTTGAAGTTCCGTATTTATCCATGTTTTTGATCACAGTGCCTTTTTCACCTACAAGCCCCTTTTTAGAACCAACATATTTAACTCTATCGCCGACTGAAAATGATACATGAGATCGCTGGCTGCCTATATTGCTTCCAAATGTGTCATCAGAACTGGAATAAGGATATTTCCCCTGATAGATTTCATATCTTATCCATATATCTTTACCATTTTTATCTTTTTTCTGGGAACGTTTCCACCTGGAATAATAATGTGATTCTTTAGCCTTTATTTCTTTAAGTGCTTTATTAGAGTCTATCTTTTGCTGTTCTATTTCTTCTTTGGTAAATTTAATAGTCTTCTCTTCCCCGTCTATATTTACCTTTATTTCTGCAGATATATTTTGATCTTTATTCTCAGCAGAAGCATAGGAGTACTGAATAAACAAAAATAGGCAAAATACAAATATTGATACAATCTTTTTCATGCTTTTATCAGCCTCCCCTCTTTTCTTTGAAATTAACTGCAAGAATTCTAGCATTAGAAGATGGTTAATACAATCAAAACTCCAGTTGTCATTTTTAATTGACCTATGTAATTGTCTTTGATAGTATACGCTGATCTTTTATCAAAAGGCATACGGGGCGTAGCGCAGCTTGGTTTAGCGCGCCTGCCTTGGGAGCAGGAGGCCGGAGGTTCAAATCCTCTCGCCCCGACCAAAGATGTATTAGTAATTTGCGAAGTAGTCCTACATCCAGAATACTTGATTTCCAGTATGTCCTGTTATCAGGTCAATAACAAACCAGAGCCCTGCGGCAACCAGCTGCCCCAGGATCAGTCCCAGGAAGAACGGTCTCGAAGCCTTGTACACCTTATTCCCTCCGTATCTTGTGAGTACTGATTTTATTATCCATGTAATGAATATGCTGAACCACAGAGCTTCCATTATCCACACAGCGCTTATGGGGTATGCAACAGGATGAATGGGCCACCACAGAAGCCTGTATCTCATAAACATCAGAAACGCCATAAATCCTCCGCCTATTGCTGTATGCAGCCAGCCCATCCAGTTCACTCCTGTTGGATGCAGCATCTTATCTGCCGCATACTGGTATGGCCATTGTGGCCCACCGACAAAGAACCATGAATTCAGGTTTATTCCTCCATGTGTGTAAGCTAGTTTCAACGCTATCCAGAATGTAGAGACAAGACCTATTACGAGAGCCGCTAATATAAACCAGAAAAGCTTTCTTCTGTTTGTCTTTATTACCTCTATTATCTTCAAGCTGTGTGCTGTTGCTGCCATCACAAACGTTCTCAGGTCTGATCCCCATACATATGTGAACGCAAGACTTACCATGCCCCCAGCTCCAAATATGGATGTTCCAAGTCCTGATACTGCAAGAGAAGGCGCTATTGACGGCGCTACTACACATGCTAGCCCTCCCTCTGCCACTATCCTTGTTAAACCTAAAAACAATACCAGCGCAAAAAACATGAATACGGGAACTGTTATCAGTGGCATGCCACTGAAGTACAGCCATGTCCCCATTACAATTAACCCTATCAAGAGCGAGCATACTGATGCTTTGTAGGAGAGTATCTCACTTGTGTCGTCTACATCTTTTCTTCGCCCAAATGCTTTACCAAATACATCCTTAAGATGCTCTCTTGCCATCCATAAACCTGTTAATACCAATACTATAACTCCTCCAGTCTGTTGATGATATAACATCGGAGAACCTTGTATTCCATAACAACTTAATTTCTCCTGAAATCCGAATCCTGTAATGTTACAGATTCCTTTTATCACTATTGATAAAAGGCATAAAAACCATAAACTGAACGCTAACTGCATGTTGATAAAATATGCGTACCCTATCATTGGGAAGCTTACCCTGAATTGCATATTCATTGTGTTACGAAATATTGGAATACTATCAACGAGGTTTATCTTAGGTATGAAGTGAAAATAGTCATGGAAACCATTTATTGCACTGATTGTGAACGGAATGGCAAATCCGAGCCACATTATCCTGCTCTTAAAGAATGGTCTTATTATGGAACCGTTTTCATCCTTCACCATATCCATAGATA from bacterium includes these protein-coding regions:
- the nrdR gene encoding transcriptional regulator NrdR; amino-acid sequence: MKCPFCAHQEDKVIDSRESKENNVIRRRRECLKCAKRFTTYEKIELIPIMVVKKDNRREEFDREKLLNGIVTACEKRPISMEVLEQIVNGIERKLWNDMNKEVASEEIGELVMKKLHDLDAVAYVRFASVYRQFEDIGDFLDQAKTIIKNRGC
- the nrdD gene encoding anaerobic ribonucleoside-triphosphate reductase is translated as MANTRALTSVRKRDGRVVPFDKNKIMQAIFKAATAVGGQDKAVAEELTNAITSYLEQNFRDKIPEIEEIQDIVEKVLIETGHAKTSKAYILYRNERSRLREMLQVRKEKKAKATTTDLSLFVSTITADEILPWNKAKISMALVKEAGVSQSIADKIATSVEENIFTSGLTQISTSLIRELVDNELFINGYKQKLSKQQVLGMPIFDIEQLIFSKSNENSNIAVNNPEAINLTIAESTLKQYALRKIFSPDIAEAHLKGIIHLHDLGYPTRVYCSSHSLEYIKKYGLELVNLDTSSAPASHARTLTGHLNTFLASMQAYYAGALGVGYINIFYAPYVVGMSEKEMRQEAQYLIFSASQNAFSRGGQTLFLDFNIHTGIPGYLKNIEAIGPKGEYTGKTYAEYEPWAQKFSKAMMDVWRSGDRYGNVFAFPKMDLHISEDTFNDTNQLELVKYACKIASENGTPYFVFDRDEVTLSACCRLRTHIKDDYMIKHPESMRFCGFQNVTINLPQAAYRAGKGNVDSIYKEIEHAMDLAMIAHTQKKKFIASLMKDKTMPLWQIGKKAKDGRRYVDLDEATYIIGIIGLNECVQYLTGKELHEDDQTYRLGLKIISFMNLTTKKYEQKHGLRVALEESPAESAARRLAKVDMREYPESKSVVKGNMAQDEYYYTNSIHFRADAPIGLVERIEKQAKFHTMIESGAILHAFIGEQKPSPESIFNLVKKTFYNTKAAQLAISPEFTICNSCKKTTRGLVDVCGNCASMDVYGITRIVGYFSRVNNWNKSKLGELRDRQKGQYKIA